A portion of the Paenibacillus hamazuiensis genome contains these proteins:
- a CDS encoding collagen binding domain-containing protein → MLKRKISTMLVALMILMQVLNGFGLAVARASAIPENILTSVTMAVYDSQGQVVTDNVYEQGSKVRLDYAWSLPNGHGYRAGDTFTFSLPQQFLLFNDFGGLLKIDDDDVGTFQVTAADHRVAMTFNDYIESHSYVHGILTFNTQFDVKQITGSTTQTIVIPVHGGDQVFTLRFKPNAVSTIDKSGAPDGFNAKNINWSVDVNKMLDSVQNAVVTDPIPAGLSAPVTVAVYQLNVNLDGTVSQGAPVTPDRYTVDTTGNLLKVSFKDDPMQNAYRIRFTTPINDMDKVSFINTATFAGSNKTPASATATVNVQYGSALAKSTTDYDSKTQTVGWSVKYNYNEKTIAQTDAVLTDLFNDTQQLVAGSLHVYPITLDASGKETRGGELTEGPAGQYTVTPENAAGKDGFKLQFNHAVTSAYEIIYQTRAVGRVIDDAKITNKVTSASGGSGTATRDITQAVVVKSVYGVDYKAKTVTWNIVLNGDSQPMSGVTLTDRFPNGGMKWLPDTLVITDGTGKLSSPADYIPDSSVPVEEGFTIAFNNDLSGPVSISYKTEFNQDWIRPEGSTTDFVNEAVVDWTDSSSVKRTKTVTSKFIPRDEEKNNGFKHGTYNAAAKQLTWTIGVNYNGKSLDNAVVEDSLEAGQTFVGGSLVLYNMIIPANGNPSQGTVVDSTYYSYTVNGDNKLVVTFLKPISDPYLIEFKASLDGRLIDSKISNTAKLFDGTRPVSKNLTGSVNIPNGGEYVNKNGAQNGDKIDWTVYINRGQSTVADAKLIDTPSQNQLLLPDSFHLFAAAVAANGNVTRGTELVKGTDYTVEFKTDDDGKTSFELRFASEIRSAYILQYQSLIVANDKESVSNKVGFSGNNVIAVTKETTKNIVVGVSSGSGTGSGIRGSLTVKKVDSADSSLLLSGATFELYRKSGSSDLLISTLTTDSTGIAVFKQLPLGDYVIKETAAPDGYLPDPTEHSVKIDSTAGFTLSVPNTRIATPPVTPPVTPPVTPPVTPPVTPPVTPPVTPPVTPPVTPPVTPPVTPPVTPPVTPPVTPPVTPPVTPPVTPPVTPPVTPPSTAPDSSSDGGDTSTPSTSPSGTTPTGGGGTPIPPAAPAAGEAPKPSPAPEPGQDTFIEVDTELPPEGAPPAGTQPGSETETLIDVDVPEVPLGTVPVEEIEQQETLPQTGEASSLYVEIIGCVLILLGVVLRRRLLRSE, encoded by the coding sequence ATGCTAAAGAGAAAGATCAGCACAATGCTGGTCGCACTTATGATTTTAATGCAAGTTTTGAACGGATTCGGCTTGGCTGTGGCCCGAGCTTCGGCTATTCCGGAAAACATTTTGACCAGCGTGACGATGGCGGTCTACGACAGCCAAGGTCAGGTAGTAACGGACAACGTTTACGAGCAGGGCTCCAAGGTACGGCTCGACTACGCGTGGTCGCTGCCAAACGGTCATGGCTACCGTGCGGGGGATACATTTACGTTTTCGCTGCCGCAGCAATTTTTATTGTTTAACGATTTTGGAGGTCTGTTGAAAATCGATGACGACGATGTCGGAACGTTTCAGGTAACTGCAGCCGATCATCGGGTCGCGATGACTTTTAACGACTACATCGAATCGCATTCCTACGTTCATGGCATTCTCACTTTCAACACGCAATTCGACGTTAAGCAAATAACGGGAAGCACCACCCAGACAATCGTCATTCCGGTCCACGGCGGCGATCAGGTGTTTACGCTTCGATTCAAGCCAAACGCGGTATCGACGATAGATAAAAGCGGCGCACCCGATGGCTTTAATGCCAAAAATATCAATTGGTCCGTCGACGTGAACAAGATGCTGGATTCCGTGCAAAACGCGGTGGTAACGGATCCGATTCCGGCCGGGCTTTCGGCGCCGGTCACAGTGGCCGTTTATCAATTGAATGTGAATCTGGACGGAACGGTAAGCCAAGGCGCGCCTGTGACACCCGATCGTTATACGGTGGATACGACCGGAAATTTGCTGAAAGTCAGCTTTAAGGACGACCCTATGCAGAATGCATACCGCATCCGGTTTACGACGCCGATCAACGATATGGATAAAGTCTCGTTTATCAATACGGCAACATTCGCAGGCAGTAACAAAACGCCGGCGAGTGCAACGGCTACCGTTAACGTTCAGTACGGAAGCGCGTTGGCCAAGTCAACAACCGATTATGATTCGAAGACGCAAACCGTCGGTTGGTCCGTCAAATACAATTACAACGAAAAGACGATAGCGCAAACGGATGCGGTCTTAACCGATTTGTTCAACGATACGCAGCAATTGGTTGCGGGTTCGCTTCATGTTTATCCGATTACGCTGGACGCGTCCGGCAAAGAGACGCGGGGCGGCGAGCTGACCGAGGGTCCCGCCGGCCAATACACGGTGACTCCGGAAAACGCTGCGGGCAAGGACGGCTTCAAGCTGCAATTCAACCATGCCGTAACCTCTGCGTACGAAATCATTTACCAAACCCGCGCGGTCGGCCGGGTCATCGATGACGCAAAAATTACGAACAAGGTTACCTCCGCAAGTGGAGGAAGCGGTACCGCCACCCGTGATATCACTCAGGCGGTTGTCGTCAAAAGCGTCTACGGAGTTGATTACAAAGCCAAAACGGTAACCTGGAACATTGTGTTAAACGGCGACAGCCAGCCGATGAGCGGCGTTACGCTTACGGACAGGTTCCCTAACGGAGGGATGAAATGGCTTCCCGACACTTTGGTGATTACGGATGGGACGGGGAAATTGAGCAGTCCGGCAGATTACATTCCGGATAGCAGCGTTCCGGTGGAGGAAGGTTTTACGATTGCATTTAACAATGATCTTTCCGGACCGGTGTCGATCAGCTACAAAACGGAATTTAACCAGGATTGGATCAGACCGGAGGGCAGCACGACGGATTTCGTCAACGAAGCCGTTGTCGATTGGACCGACAGTTCATCTGTAAAACGCACCAAAACGGTAACGTCCAAGTTTATCCCTAGGGATGAAGAGAAAAATAACGGGTTCAAACACGGCACCTACAATGCCGCTGCGAAGCAGCTGACTTGGACGATCGGAGTGAACTACAACGGCAAATCTCTGGATAACGCCGTTGTGGAGGATTCGCTGGAAGCGGGGCAAACGTTTGTCGGCGGCTCCCTCGTACTGTACAACATGATTATCCCGGCGAACGGAAATCCGTCCCAAGGTACGGTCGTGGACAGCACTTACTACAGCTACACGGTGAACGGCGACAACAAGCTGGTCGTGACGTTCCTGAAGCCAATTTCCGACCCGTATTTAATCGAATTTAAAGCGAGCCTGGACGGGCGGTTGATTGACAGCAAGATCAGCAATACGGCCAAGCTGTTTGACGGAACGCGACCCGTTTCCAAGAACCTGACAGGTTCGGTTAACATCCCCAACGGGGGAGAGTATGTTAACAAAAACGGTGCGCAAAACGGCGACAAAATCGATTGGACCGTCTATATCAACCGCGGACAATCCACGGTAGCCGATGCCAAACTCATCGACACGCCTTCTCAAAACCAGCTTTTGCTGCCGGATTCCTTTCATTTGTTTGCCGCGGCGGTGGCCGCGAACGGAAATGTGACCCGGGGAACGGAACTGGTTAAAGGGACGGACTATACGGTCGAGTTCAAGACGGACGATGATGGGAAGACGAGCTTCGAGTTGCGTTTTGCAAGCGAGATCAGGTCCGCTTATATTTTGCAGTACCAGTCTCTGATTGTTGCGAACGACAAAGAATCCGTCTCGAATAAAGTCGGCTTTAGCGGTAACAATGTTATCGCGGTGACCAAGGAAACGACGAAAAACATCGTGGTCGGCGTATCAAGCGGTTCCGGCACGGGCAGCGGCATAAGAGGCTCGCTCACGGTGAAAAAAGTGGACTCGGCCGACAGCAGCCTTCTGCTAAGCGGGGCGACCTTCGAGTTGTACCGAAAGTCCGGTTCGTCGGATTTGTTGATAAGCACCCTTACAACTGATTCAACCGGAATCGCGGTATTTAAACAACTGCCTCTTGGAGATTACGTCATAAAAGAAACGGCAGCTCCGGACGGTTATTTGCCTGACCCAACCGAGCATTCGGTCAAGATCGATTCTACAGCCGGATTTACTTTGTCCGTACCGAACACCAGGATAGCAACGCCGCCGGTGACACCGCCGGTAACGCCGCCGGTAACGCCGCCAGTGACACCGCCGGTAACGCCGCCGGTAACGCCGCCGGTAACACCGCCGGTGACACCGCCGGTAACGCCGCCGGTAACACCGCCAGTGACACCGCCGGTGACGCCGCCAGTGACACCGCCGGTGACACCGCCGGTAACGCCGCCGGTGACGCCGCCGGTAACGCCGCCAGTGACGCCGCCGGTGACGCCGCCGTCAACGGCGCCGGACTCGTCGTCGGATGGCGGCGACACGTCGACGCCATCGACATCGCCGTCCGGCACAACGCCGACGGGGGGCGGGGGGACACCGATTCCGCCGGCCGCACCGGCAGCGGGTGAAGCACCGAAGCCGTCGCCGGCCCCGGAACCGGGACAGGATACTTTTAT